The proteins below are encoded in one region of Purpureocillium takamizusanense chromosome 11, complete sequence:
- the ACU9 gene encoding Malate synthase (COG:H~EggNog:ENOG503NX6Q) codes for MATTDSILQGVTVLGKVDEAHRKILTPQALAFLALLHRSFNATRKNLLERRKLRQAELDRGVLPDFLPETRHVRENPTWRGAVPAPGLVDRRVEITGPTDRKMVVNALNSDVFTYMADFEDSSAPTWENMINGQVNLYDANRRQVDFKQGQKEYKLRTDQRLPTLIVRPRGWHLEEKHLIVDGEPISGSLFDFGLYFFHNAFETQRRGFGPYFYLPKMESHLEARLWNEAFNLAQDYIGMPRGTIRGTVLIETILAAFEMDEIIYELRDHSSGLNCGRWDYIFSTIKKFRNNPNFVLPDRSCVTMTVPFMDAYVKLLIQTCHKRGVHAMGGMAAQIPIKDDKQANDKAMDNVRADKLREVRAGHDGTWVAHPALASIALDVFNKHMPTPNQHFVRREDVKIGQNDLLNMNVPGSITEEGIRKNLNIGLGYMEAWIRGVGCVPINFLMEDAATAEVSRSQLWQWVKHGVYTAEGKRVDKAYALKLLKESADALSAKAGKGNKYHLAAQYFAGQVTGEDYADFLTTLLYDEITAPGSPSPASKL; via the exons ATGGCCACCACAGACTCCATCCTCCAGGGCGTCACCGTCctcggcaaggtcgacgaggcgcaccgCAAGATCCTGACCCCGCAggccctcgccttcctcgccctgctgcaCCGCTCCTTCAACGCCACCCGCAAGAACCTGCTCGAGCGCCGCAAGCTGCgccaggccgagctcgaccgcGGCGTCCTCCCCGACTTCCTCCCCGAGACGCGCCATGTCCGCGAGAACCCCACCTGGAGGggcgccgtccccgccccgGGCCTGGTCGACCGCCGCGTCGAGATCACGGGCCCGACCGACCGCAAGATGGTGGTCAACGCGCTCAACTCGGATGTCTTTACCTACATGGCCGACTTTGAGG aCTCCTCCGCCCCCACCTGGGAGAACATGATCAACGGCCAGGTCAACCTCTACGACGCCAACCGCCGCCAGGTCGACTTCAAGCAGGGCCAAAAGGAGTACAAGCTGCGCACCGACCAGCGCCTGCCGACGCTCATCGTCCGCCCCCGCGGCTGGCACCTCGAGGAGAAGcacctcatcgtcgacggcgagcccaTCTCGGGCAGCCTCTTCGACTTTGGCCTCTACTTCTTCCACAACGCCTTCGAgacgcagcgccgcggcttcGGCCCCTACTTTTACCTGCCCAAGATGGAGAGCCACCTCGAGGCCCGCCTGTGGAACGAGGCCTTCAACCTCGCCCAGGACTACATCGGCATGCCGCGCGGCACCATCCGCGGCACCGTCCTCATCGAgaccatcctcgccgcctttgagATGGACGAGATCATCTacgagctgcgcgaccaCTCGTCGGGCCTCAACTGCGGCCGCTGGGACTACATCTTCAGCACCATCAAGAAGTTCCGCAACAACCCCAACTTTGTCCTGCCCGACCGCTCCTGCGTCACCATGACGGTCCCCTTCATGGACGCCTACGTCAAGCTGCTCATCCAGACCTGCCACAAGCGCGGCGTCCACGCCATGGGCGGAATGGCCGCGCAGATCCCcatcaaggacgacaagCAGGCCAACGACAAGGCCATGGACAACGTCCGCGCCGACAAGCTCCGCGAggtccgcgccggccacgacggcaccTGGGTCGCCCaccccgccctcgcctccatcgccctcgacgtcttcaACAAGCACATGCCCACCCCCAACCAGCACTTTgtccgccgcgaggacgTCAAGATTGGCCAAAACGACCTGCTCAACATGAACGTCCCCGGCAGCAtcaccgaggagggcatcCGCAAGAACCTCAACATTGGCCTCGGCTACATGGAGGCCTGGatccgcggcgtcggctgcgTCCCCATCAACTTTCTCAT GgaggacgccgccaccgcagaGGTCTCCCGCAGCCAGCTCTGGCAGTGGGTCAAGCACGGCGTCTacaccgccgagggcaagcgCGTCGACAAGGCCTACGCCCTCAAGCTCCTCAAGGAGTCGGCCGACGCCCTGTccgccaaggccggcaagggcaacaagtaccacctcgccgcccagtACTTTGCCGGCCAGGTCACCGGCGAGGACTACGCCGACTTTTTGACGAC CCTCCTGTACGACGAAATTACTGCCCCTGGCTCCCCCAGCCCGGCGTCCAAGCTGTAG